The Xiphophorus hellerii strain 12219 chromosome 22, Xiphophorus_hellerii-4.1, whole genome shotgun sequence genome has a window encoding:
- the sfxn4 gene encoding sideroflexin-4 isoform X2 translates to MDANLLQWKNQGQSFLSRLRTWVYLLDPSLLLSSDAEILKAHSLIGSTEKLGEKDEVAVNLSLSSSHTGTGAVLPLFFRPPAYLPISGPLVVASLLPHSGVKAALFWQFLLQTYNAGFSYVHRNSSTEKEKKTSLQQLLLIVGTVSYTTCAGALPQIFIDRLRIRSPPLQTFCRSILPIPLSAALAFVNVLTVRHQETETGIQVFDCNGNPAGVSKAAASKAVWETALSRAVLFGTTAAVPNLLVLFLQKGNSLLMAPCRHISAALVLGTMIPVSFSLFSPAGTINRDSVEEELQAGASGQTLFYHRGL, encoded by the exons atgGATGCTAATCTGCTGCAGTGGAAAAACCAAGGCCAG tcttttCTCAGTAGGTTGAGGACTTGGGTTTACCTCCTGGATCCATCCCTGCTGCTCTCCTCTGAT GCTGAAATACTGAAAGCCCATTCTCTTATTGGAAGTACGGAGAAGCTGGGTGAAAAG GATGAAGTGGCAGTGAACCTCTCACTT TCTTCTTCCCACACTGGTACTGGTGCTGTTCTTCCACTTTTTTTCCGCCCCCCAg CATATCTACCAATATCAGGACCTTTG GTCGTTGCGAGTCTCTTGCCTCACAGCGGAGTCAAAGCGGCGCTGTTCTGGCAG TTTTTGCTGCAGACTTACAACGCCGGGTTCAGCTACGTGCACAGAAACTCTTCAACAGAGAAG GAGAAGAAGACGTCACTACAGCAGCTTCTTCTCATCGTGGGAACCGTTTCCTACACGACGTGTGCTGGG gCTCTTCCTCAGATTTTTATCGACAGGCTCCGCATAAGAAGCCCTCCGTTGCAGACGTTCTGCAGGTCGATTCTCCCCATTCCGCTGTCAG CTGCTCTGGCGTTCGTCAATGTTCTCACCGTCAGACACCAGGAAACAGAAACGGGGATCCAAGTGTTCGATTGTAACGGAAACCCTGCTGGCGTCTCCAAAGCAGCAGCCTCAAAG gcCGTGTGGGAAACTGCGCTGTCGAGAGCGGTGCTGTTTGGGACGACTGCTGCCGTTCCTAACCTGCTGGTTTTATTCTTACAAAA AGGAAACTCTCTGCTGATGGCACCGTGTCGCCACATCAGCGCGGCGCTCGTCCTCGGAACGATGATCCCCGTCTCCTTCAGCCTCTTCTCGCCGGCGGGAACG ATAAACCGGGACAGcgtggaggaggagctgcaggccGGAGCGTCGGGCCAAACCTTGTTCTACCACAGAGGACTGTGA
- the sfxn4 gene encoding sideroflexin-4 isoform X1: MDANLLQWKNQGQSFLSRLRTWVYLLDPSLLLSSDAEILKAHSLIGSTEKLGEKDEVAVNLSLSSSHTGTGAVLPLFFRPPAYLPISGPLVVASLLPHSGVKAALFWQFLLQTYNAGFSYVHRNSSTEKEKKTSLQQLLLIVGTVSYTTCAGALPQIFIDRLRIRSPPLQTFCRSILPIPLSAALAFVNVLTVRHQETETGIQVFDCNGNPAGVSKAAASKAVWETALSRAVLFGTTAAVPNLLVLFLQKRFFQRKLSADGTVSPHQRGARPRNDDPRLLQPLLAGGNDKPGQRGGGAAGRSVGPNLVLPQRTVRGKTSGNVSKLIY; the protein is encoded by the exons atgGATGCTAATCTGCTGCAGTGGAAAAACCAAGGCCAG tcttttCTCAGTAGGTTGAGGACTTGGGTTTACCTCCTGGATCCATCCCTGCTGCTCTCCTCTGAT GCTGAAATACTGAAAGCCCATTCTCTTATTGGAAGTACGGAGAAGCTGGGTGAAAAG GATGAAGTGGCAGTGAACCTCTCACTT TCTTCTTCCCACACTGGTACTGGTGCTGTTCTTCCACTTTTTTTCCGCCCCCCAg CATATCTACCAATATCAGGACCTTTG GTCGTTGCGAGTCTCTTGCCTCACAGCGGAGTCAAAGCGGCGCTGTTCTGGCAG TTTTTGCTGCAGACTTACAACGCCGGGTTCAGCTACGTGCACAGAAACTCTTCAACAGAGAAG GAGAAGAAGACGTCACTACAGCAGCTTCTTCTCATCGTGGGAACCGTTTCCTACACGACGTGTGCTGGG gCTCTTCCTCAGATTTTTATCGACAGGCTCCGCATAAGAAGCCCTCCGTTGCAGACGTTCTGCAGGTCGATTCTCCCCATTCCGCTGTCAG CTGCTCTGGCGTTCGTCAATGTTCTCACCGTCAGACACCAGGAAACAGAAACGGGGATCCAAGTGTTCGATTGTAACGGAAACCCTGCTGGCGTCTCCAAAGCAGCAGCCTCAAAG gcCGTGTGGGAAACTGCGCTGTCGAGAGCGGTGCTGTTTGGGACGACTGCTGCCGTTCCTAACCTGCTGGTTTTATTCTTACAAAA gaGATTTTTCCAGAGGAAACTCTCTGCTGATGGCACCGTGTCGCCACATCAGCGCGGCGCTCGTCCTCGGAACGATGATCCCCGTCTCCTTCAGCCTCTTCTCGCCGGCGGGAACG ATAAACCGGGACAGcgtggaggaggagctgcaggccGGAGCGTCGGGCCAAACCTTGTTCTACCACAGAGGACTGTGAGGGGCAAAACCTCAGGAAATGtctcaaaattaatttattaa
- the dennd10 gene encoding DENN domain-containing protein 10 isoform X1: MATTETQLMLSVGLIEKDVNGDTLWVWCYPSVSAELRQLLLRKCCLTQDGRDFHTFVFGQFSRTWYYITTLEVQEPTALNKVTHFSMAVTAKDFNPEKYAALSRILCRMYVKHGSPVKMMEAYITVLTKGVCQNDENGSFLIKDYDVRKAYLAGSIKDVVSQFGMETIILYTALMLKKRIVVHHPRIEALLEFTRVLPALAWHRKDWSVLHPYVHLTAADLDDLKKCPGYIAGFVDPEVSNRLELFDVFVSLPDSVITVSQGAKDAMAMGKLHKDVAQVIVQSAEDAERSDSQVIKDISIKTKEILTNLFALADACEDSKLTLEVLKQHHFPPATENFLFHLAAAEQLLRI; encoded by the exons ATGGCAACGACTGAGACGCAGCTGATGTTGAGCGTCGGATTAATTG AGAAAGACGTGAATGGAGACACGTTGTGGGTGTGGTGTTATCCCTCCGTCAGCGCTGAGCTGAGGCAGCTGCTGCTCAGGAAGTGCTGCCTGACGCAGGATGGACGGGATTTCCACACCTTCGTGTTCGGCCAGTTCAGCCGGACCTGGTACTACATCACAACGCTGGAGGTCCAGGAGCCGACGGCGCTGAACAAG GTCACCCATTTTTCGATGGCTGTCACAGCAAAAGACTTCAACCCTGAGAAATACGCTGCTCTCAGTCGAATACTCTGCAG GATGTATGTCAAACACGGCAGTCCGGTCAAGATGATGGAGGCTTACATCACCGTCCTGACCAAAGGAGTCTGTCAGAATGATGAAAATGGCTCGTTTCTAATCAAGGATTATGACGTCCGAAAGGCGTACCTGGCAGGTTCAATCAAAG ACGTTGTGTCTCAGTTCGGCATGGAGACCATCATCCTGTACACAGCCCTGATGCTGAAGAAGAGGATTGTGGTCCATCATCCTCGGATTGAGGCGCTCCTGGAGTTCACCAG AGTGCTGCCGGCTCTGGCCTGGCACAGGAAGGACTGGTCCGTCCTGCATCCCTACGTTCACCTGACCGCAGCTGACCTGGACGACCTGAAGAAATGCCCCG GTTACATCGCTGGGTTTGTGGATCCAGAAGTGAGCAACAGGTTGGAGCTTTTTGACGTGTTTGTGAGCCTCCCAGACAGTGTGATCACCGTGTCCCAGGGCGCCAAAG ACGCCATGGCGATGGGGAAGTTGCACAAGGACGTGGCTCAAGTCATCGTCCAGTCTGCGGAGGACGCTGAGCGATCCGACAGTCAGGTCATCAAG GACATTTCCATCAAGACAAAGGAAATCCTCACCAACCTGTTCGCCCTGGCTGACGCCTGCGAAGACTCTAAGCTCACGCTGGAGGTTTTGAAGCAGCATCACTTCCCCCCGGCCACCgagaacttcctgtttcacctgGCAGCTGCAGAGCAACTCTTACGGATATAA
- the dennd10 gene encoding DENN domain-containing protein 10 isoform X2 — protein sequence MLHQQEQGATDPSEKDVNGDTLWVWCYPSVSAELRQLLLRKCCLTQDGRDFHTFVFGQFSRTWYYITTLEVQEPTALNKVTHFSMAVTAKDFNPEKYAALSRILCRMYVKHGSPVKMMEAYITVLTKGVCQNDENGSFLIKDYDVRKAYLAGSIKDVVSQFGMETIILYTALMLKKRIVVHHPRIEALLEFTRVLPALAWHRKDWSVLHPYVHLTAADLDDLKKCPGYIAGFVDPEVSNRLELFDVFVSLPDSVITVSQGAKDAMAMGKLHKDVAQVIVQSAEDAERSDSQVIKDISIKTKEILTNLFALADACEDSKLTLEVLKQHHFPPATENFLFHLAAAEQLLRI from the exons ATGCTTCATCAGCAGGAGCAGGGCGCTACGGATCCTTCAG AGAAAGACGTGAATGGAGACACGTTGTGGGTGTGGTGTTATCCCTCCGTCAGCGCTGAGCTGAGGCAGCTGCTGCTCAGGAAGTGCTGCCTGACGCAGGATGGACGGGATTTCCACACCTTCGTGTTCGGCCAGTTCAGCCGGACCTGGTACTACATCACAACGCTGGAGGTCCAGGAGCCGACGGCGCTGAACAAG GTCACCCATTTTTCGATGGCTGTCACAGCAAAAGACTTCAACCCTGAGAAATACGCTGCTCTCAGTCGAATACTCTGCAG GATGTATGTCAAACACGGCAGTCCGGTCAAGATGATGGAGGCTTACATCACCGTCCTGACCAAAGGAGTCTGTCAGAATGATGAAAATGGCTCGTTTCTAATCAAGGATTATGACGTCCGAAAGGCGTACCTGGCAGGTTCAATCAAAG ACGTTGTGTCTCAGTTCGGCATGGAGACCATCATCCTGTACACAGCCCTGATGCTGAAGAAGAGGATTGTGGTCCATCATCCTCGGATTGAGGCGCTCCTGGAGTTCACCAG AGTGCTGCCGGCTCTGGCCTGGCACAGGAAGGACTGGTCCGTCCTGCATCCCTACGTTCACCTGACCGCAGCTGACCTGGACGACCTGAAGAAATGCCCCG GTTACATCGCTGGGTTTGTGGATCCAGAAGTGAGCAACAGGTTGGAGCTTTTTGACGTGTTTGTGAGCCTCCCAGACAGTGTGATCACCGTGTCCCAGGGCGCCAAAG ACGCCATGGCGATGGGGAAGTTGCACAAGGACGTGGCTCAAGTCATCGTCCAGTCTGCGGAGGACGCTGAGCGATCCGACAGTCAGGTCATCAAG GACATTTCCATCAAGACAAAGGAAATCCTCACCAACCTGTTCGCCCTGGCTGACGCCTGCGAAGACTCTAAGCTCACGCTGGAGGTTTTGAAGCAGCATCACTTCCCCCCGGCCACCgagaacttcctgtttcacctgGCAGCTGCAGAGCAACTCTTACGGATATAA
- the eif3s10 gene encoding eukaryotic translation initiation factor 3 subunit A has protein sequence MPAYFQRPENALKRANEFLEVGKKQPALDVLYDVIKSKKHRTWQKIHEPIMLKYLELCVDLRKSHLAKEGLYQYKNICQQVNIKSLEDVVRAYLKLAEEKTETAKEESQQMVLDIEDLDNIQTPESVLLSAVSGEDTQDRTDRLLLTPWVKFLWESYRQCLDLLRNNSKVERLYHDIAQQAFKFCLQYTRKAEFRKLCDNLRMHLGQIQRHHNQSTAINLNNPESQSMHLETRLVQLDSAISMELWQEAFKAVEDIHGLFALSKKPPKPQLMANYYNKVSTVFWKSGNALFHACTLHRLYHLSREMRKNLTQDEMQRMSTRVLLATLSIPITPERTDIARLLDMDGIIVEKHRRLATLLGLQSPPTRQSLINDMVRFNLLQYIVPEVKELYNWLEVDFHPLKLSGRVTKVLNWVRDQAEKEADLQQYVPHLQSNTILRLLQQVAQIYQSIEFSRLASLVPFVDAFQLERSIVDAARHCDLQVRIDHTSRTLSFGSDLNYSTKEDSPVGPFLQNMPSEQIRNQLTAMSASLAKAIQVIKPASNLQERDEHNQQAIAAYLKNARKDHQRILARRQTIEERKERLESLNIQREKEELEQREAEMQKVRKAEEERLRQEAKEREKERIMQEHEQIKKKTVRERLEQIKKTELGAKAFKDIDIEDLEELDPDFIMAKQVEQLEKEKKELQERLKNQEKKIDYFERAKRLEEIPLIKKAYEEQRVKDMELWELQEEDRINNLKIEREKALEHKKRMSRMMEDKEGFLAKITAARSFIYEEKLKTFEERLVEERKTRMEERKRQRKEDRRNTFYRQKEEEAQRIHEEQLKKEREERERVEQERREEEEREYQERLRKLEEQERKQRARQQEIEERIRQKTVSPQEKKPKEEKDEGGWRRKTDGDSEWRRPVPDKDWRQEGREDNREERDGPFRRGDGPRRDGDDRGPRRGFDDDRGPRRGGDDERPPRREMDDDRGPRRGFDDDRGPRRGGDEDRGPRRGFDDDRGPRRGFDDDRGPRRGFDDDRGPRRGFDDDRGPRRGLDDSRGSRRGADDDWGPRRDMDDGPRRGEDAKPWKPLGRPGGWREREKAREESWGPPRGGANDDGEEDDGDERSSDHFRDRRPQREENPWRRGGNEEGSWRDSRREETDKDDRRSDRDDRRSDRDDRRSDRDDRRSDRDDCRSDRRDRDRRDDREHRPPPRDTDEGSSWRRGGDNKREERERERPREREREREQECDAEGEKAWRTDKENPRRTKNETDDDGWTTVRR, from the exons ATGCCGGCGTATTTCCAGCGGCCAGAAAACGCTCTCAAGCGAGCGAACG aatttctTGAGGTCGGCAAGAAGCAGCCAGCCTTGGATGTTTTGTACGATGTTATCAAGAGTAAAAAACATCGAACATGGCAGAAGATCCACGAGCCCATTATGCTCAAGTACCTGGAGCTGTGTGTGGATCTGCGCAAGAGCCACCTGGCCAAAGAGGGTCTCTACCAGTACAAGAACATCTGCCAGCAG GTGAACATCAAATCTTTGGAGGATGTGGTCAGGGCTTACCTGAAGCTGGCAGAGGAAAAGACGGAGACAGCCAAGGAGGAGTCGCAGCAGATGGTTCTGGACATCGAGGACCTGGACAACATCCAGACTCCAGAAAG CGTGCTGCTGAGTGCTGTGAGCGGGGAGGACACCCAGGATCGTACCGACCGCCTGCTGCTCACGCCGTGGGTGAAGTTCCTGTGGGAGTCGTACCGCCAGTGCCTGGACCTGCTGAGAAACAACTCCAAGGTGGAGCGTCTGTATCATGACATCGCCCAGCAAG CTTTCAAGTTCTGCCTGCAGTACACCCGAAAAGCAGAGTTTCGCAAGCTGTGCGACAACCTGCGCATGCATCTGGGTCAGATCCAGCGGCACCACAACCAGAGCACCGCCATCAACCTGAACAACCCCGAGAGCCAGTCCATGCACCTGGAGACGCGGCTGGTGCAGCTGGACAGCGCCATCAGCATGGAGCTCTGGCAG GAAGCGTTTAAGGCCGTCGAGGACATCCACGGCCTCTTCGCCCTCTCCAAGAAGCCTCCCAAGCCTCAGCTCATGGCCAACTACTACAACAAGGTTTCCACGGTCTTCTGGAAGTCTGGGAACGCTCTCTTCCACGCCTGCACTCTCCACCGCCTCTACCATCTGTCGAGGGAGATGCGCAAGAATCTGACCCAGGACGAGATGCAGAG GATGTCCACCAGAGTCCTCCTGGCCACTCTGTCTATTCCCATTACGCCTGAACGCACCGACATCGCTCGGCTGCTGGACATGGACGGCATCATCGTGGAGAAGCACCGCCGGCTGGCCACCCTGCTGGGCCTCCAGTCCCCACCGACCCGCCAGAGCCTCATCAACGACATG GTGAGATTTAACCTGCTGCAATACATCGTCCCTGAAGTGAAGGAGCTCTACAACTGGCTGGAGGTCGACTTTCATCCGCTCAAGCTGAGTGGGAGAGTGACGAAG GTGTTGAATTGGGTGAGAGATCAGGCTGAGAAGGAGGCAGACCTGCAGCAGTATGTCCCTCACCTGCAGAGCAACACCATCCTTAGACTCCTGCAGCAG gTGGCTCAGATCTACCAGAGCATCGAGTTCAGCCGTCTGGCCTCCCTGGTTCCCTTCGTGGACGCCTTTCAGCTGGAGCGCTCAATCGTGGACGCTGCTCGCCACTGCGATCTCCAG GTCCGGATCGACCACACGTCTCGAACGCTGAGCTTCGGCTCCGACCTGAACTACTCGACCAAAGAGGATTCTCCGGTCGGTCCGTTCCTGCAGAACATGCCGTCGGAGCAAATCAGGAACCAGCTGACCGCCATGTCTGCTTCCCTGGCTAAAGCCATCCAGGTCATCAAACCTGCCTCTAACCTG CAAGAGCGCGATGAACATAACCAGCAGGCCATCGCTGCGTATCTGAAAAACGCTCGCAAGGACCACCAGCGCATCCTGGCCCGCAGGCAGACCATCGAGGAGCGCAAGGAGCGCCTGGAGAGCCTGAACATCCAGCGGgagaaggaggagctggagCAACGAGAAGCCGAGATGCAGAAGGTCCGCAAAGCCGAGGAGGAGCGTCTGCGGCAGGAGGCCAAGGAGCGGGAGAAGGAGCGCATCATGCAAGAACACGAACAAATCAAGAAGAAGACGGTCCGCGAGCGACTGGAGCAGATCAAGAAAACAGAGCTGGGAGCCAAAGCTTTCAAGGATATTGACATTGAG GACCTGGAGGAGCTGGATCCTGATTTCATCATGGCCAaacaggtggagcagctggagaaggagaagaaggaacttCAGGAGCGTCTGAAGAATCAAGAGAAGAAG ATTGATTACTTTGAGAGGGCAAAACGCCTCGAAGAGATTCCTCTGATCAAGAAGGCGTATGAGGAACAGCGAGTCAAAGACATGGAGCTGTGGGAGCTCCAAGAGGAGGACAGG atCAACAACCTGAAGATCGAGCGGGAAAAAGCTCTGGAGCATAAGAAGCGGATGTCCAGGATGATGGAGGATAAGGAAGGCTTCCTGGCCAAGATCACGGCGGCCCGCAGCTTCATCTATGAG GAAAAACTTAAAACGTTTGAGGAGCGTTTGGTGGAGGAGAGGAAAACGCGCATGGAAGAAAGGAAGAGGCAGCGCAAAGAGGACCGACGTAACACGTTCTACCgccagaaggaggaggaggctcAGCGGATCCACGAGGAGCAGCTCAAGAAAG agCGTGAGGAGCGAGAGCGCGTGGAGCAGGAGCGCcgtgaggaggaggagcgggaGTACCAGGAGCGTCTGCGCAAACTGGAGGAGCAGGAGCGCAAACAGCGCGCGCGACAGCAGGAGATAGAGGAGCGCATCCGGCAGAAGACCGTCAGCCCACAGGAGAAGAAACCCAAG GAGGAGAAGGACGAGGGAGGGTGGAGAAGGAAAACTGACGGCGACTCGGAATGGCGCCGCCCGGTTCCTGACAA GGACTGGAGACAGGAGGGCCGAGAAGACAACCGAGAGGAGCGGGACGGCCCCTTCAGGCGTGGGGACGGTCCTCGCCGTGACGGGGACGACCGCGGGCCTCGCCGAGGCTTTGACGACGACCGAGGTCCGCGTCGCGGAGGAGACGACGAGCGTCCGCCTCGCAGGGAGATGGATGACGACCGTGGGCCGCGCCGAGGTTTCGACGACGACAGAGGTCCCAGGAGGGGTGGGGACGAAGACCGCGGACCCAGACGAGGATTTGACGACGACCGCGGTCCCCGACGCGGTTTCGATGACGACCGTGGACCCAGACGCGGCTTCGACGACGACCGTGGACCCAGACGTGGCTTTGATGATGACAGGGGTCCTCGCAGGGGGCTTGATGACTCCAGGGGTTCCAGACGTGGGGCTGACGACGACTGGGGCCCCAGAAGAGACATGGATGATGGCCCGCGCCGCGGTGAGGACGCCAAGCCATGGAAACCCCTCGGCAGACCCG GTGGCTGGCGTGAGCGGGAAAAAGCCCGAGAGGAGAGCTGGGGGCCGCCCCGCGGCGGCGCCAATGACGACGGAGAAGAAGACGATGGAGACGAGCGATCCAGCGACCACTTCAGAGACCGTCGTCCACAGAG AGAAGAGAATCcctggaggagaggaggcaaCGAGGAAGGAAGCTGGAGGGATTCCCGCAGAGAAGAGACCGACAAGGATGACCGCCGTAGCGACCGGGACGACCGCCGTAGCGACCGGGACGACCGCCGTAGCGACCGGGACGACCGCCGTAGCGACCGGGACGACTGCCGTAGCGACCGGCGAGACAGAGACAGACGAGACGATCGCGAACACAGACCTCCACCTAGAGATactgatgaag GAAGCTCCTGGCGCCGCGGCGGCGACAACAAACGGGAGGAGCGTGAGAGGGAACGCCCCAGAGAGCGGGAGAGAGAAAGGGAGCAAGAGTGCGACGCTGAAGGGGAAAAGGCTTGGCGTACCGACAAGGAAAACCCTCGCCGCACCAAGAACGAGACGGACGACGACGGTTGGACCACCGTCCGGCGCTGA